In the Kaistella sp. 97-N-M2 genome, one interval contains:
- a CDS encoding RagB/SusD family nutrient uptake outer membrane protein, whose amino-acid sequence MKTKYIFSHVLTGTLLCFFVHCERFVEVDYPTNQISQFTVFKDRATALSALADVYANLRSNSLLAGDISGVPFLTGCYTDELQTNNTQQNGMKAFYDLTLQSTTPAVDDIWISSYRNIYAVNNIIEGAARSGDYLDESTRNMLTGESLAIRALLHLYLTGLYGEVPYVETTEYKVNQTISKNTLPQIYSKLQNDLLHAENLLSDSYATPERTRINRTAARLLLARVFIYHQDWEKARRYANLVTADPIYSLETSLANVFLKGAKSTVWQFAPVEAGANTLEGQTYIIRDTPPPYAFLSTGLLSSFETGDLRLGEWTKAIVAGTDTYFYPYKYKQYAKTPASLEYSVMLRIEEAYLIAAEAENRMGNTTAALQNLSKIRERAGLTIPSSSTAQEIQDLIIQEKRHEFFTEGGHRFLDLKRWDLLTTTMQSVKPQWQTFMKNWPLPQRELLVNSNLKPQNDGY is encoded by the coding sequence ATGAAAACAAAGTACATATTTTCACACGTCCTTACCGGTACCTTACTCTGCTTTTTTGTTCACTGTGAACGTTTCGTAGAAGTAGATTATCCTACCAACCAGATTTCCCAATTCACGGTCTTCAAAGATAGGGCTACCGCGCTCTCGGCGTTAGCCGACGTATATGCAAACCTACGCAGCAACAGTCTTCTAGCCGGCGATATTTCCGGTGTACCTTTCCTGACAGGATGTTACACGGACGAACTTCAGACGAATAACACGCAGCAAAACGGAATGAAAGCTTTTTATGACCTGACCCTGCAAAGTACCACTCCTGCAGTGGACGATATCTGGATCAGTTCGTACAGGAATATTTATGCCGTAAACAATATAATCGAAGGAGCTGCGCGCAGTGGTGATTATCTGGATGAGTCTACGCGAAATATGCTTACAGGAGAATCCCTGGCCATACGGGCGCTCCTTCATCTTTACCTGACGGGTCTGTATGGAGAAGTGCCCTACGTAGAAACAACAGAATATAAGGTTAATCAGACTATATCTAAAAACACCTTGCCTCAGATTTATTCGAAATTGCAGAACGACCTTCTACATGCTGAAAATCTGCTGAGCGACTCCTACGCCACTCCAGAACGCACGCGCATCAACAGAACGGCAGCGCGTCTCCTTTTGGCCAGGGTGTTTATTTATCATCAGGACTGGGAAAAGGCACGCCGATACGCAAATCTGGTAACAGCTGACCCGATCTACTCGCTGGAAACATCCCTTGCTAATGTATTTCTGAAAGGAGCCAAAAGTACGGTGTGGCAATTTGCACCAGTGGAAGCGGGTGCCAATACCCTAGAGGGGCAGACGTATATTATCCGGGATACACCGCCACCTTATGCTTTTTTAAGCACAGGCCTGCTTTCTTCATTTGAAACAGGGGATTTGAGACTCGGTGAATGGACGAAGGCGATAGTGGCCGGTACAGACACCTATTTTTATCCCTACAAATATAAGCAGTATGCTAAAACACCAGCTTCTCTTGAATATTCTGTGATGTTAAGGATAGAGGAAGCCTACCTGATTGCAGCAGAAGCTGAAAACAGAATGGGAAATACAACTGCAGCACTGCAGAATTTAAGCAAAATCCGCGAACGGGCAGGCCTTACCATCCCTTCCTCTAGTACCGCGCAGGAGATACAGGATCTTATAATTCAGGAAAAACGTCACGAATTTTTTACAGAAGGTGGCCATCGGTTTTTAGACCTCAAAAGATGGGATCTTCTTACTACTACCATGCAATCTGTAAAACCGCAGTGGCAGACCTTTATGAAAAACTGGCCGCTGCCCCAGCGTGAACTGCTCGTGAACAGCAACCTTAAACCGCAGAACGATGGATATTAA
- a CDS encoding DUF5675 family protein → MEVQLIRTYHPEGANGILFFEGKQLCRTIELPWQDNRPRVSCIPEGRYILRKRQSPRFHWHFEVMGVPQRSYILFHAANEAKKELRGCIAPVLQHTGAGRGSGSRPALERMKDCLYPILDSGYEVTLIIKKE, encoded by the coding sequence ATGGAAGTGCAGTTGATCCGAACCTATCACCCGGAAGGTGCGAATGGAATTCTGTTTTTTGAGGGAAAGCAGCTGTGCCGGACGATTGAACTGCCGTGGCAGGATAACCGCCCACGCGTGTCCTGCATTCCGGAAGGGCGGTATATTTTGCGAAAACGGCAAAGTCCCCGTTTCCACTGGCACTTTGAAGTGATGGGGGTTCCGCAGAGATCCTACATCCTATTCCATGCGGCCAATGAGGCTAAAAAAGAATTGAGAGGATGTATCGCCCCCGTGCTGCAGCACACAGGCGCAGGAAGAGGCAGCGGCTCGCGCCCTGCTTTGGAAAGAATGAAAGATTGCCTGTATCCAATCCTGGATAGCGGCTATGAAGTAACCTTAATCATTAAAAAGGAGTGA
- a CDS encoding glycosyltransferase family 4 protein: protein MKKLIRITSVPISMEKLLGNQLSFMNGFYEVTAVSSDEEYLQRLAQNLGIQHHAVEMTREITPLKDLKSIYKMYRFFRKNKPDIVHSHTPKAGLVSMIAAYLARVPVRMHTVAGLPLLESTGFKRQLLSRVEWLTYRFCTKVYPNSAALKNIILQEKFCAASKLKVLGNGSSNGIDLSHFRPTAVSTAEKMALQRDLQIEEDDFVFVFLGRIVKDKGINELVSAFKSLSEMPADQTYPRPENGDKSHLIQMRSPQLSAADDLRQTFANERNLMNTSGQSVTGLALRQRLSRVLYRKPAVMRDGYGRLNGSSAGAGDYTAPPSENGHVFQAKYPKIKLLLVGALEQEHNPILNITLSEIKRNVQIISTGYVQDVRPYLALSHCLVLPSYREGFPNVVLQAGAMGVPSIVTDINGCNEIVEHGHNGLIIPVKNDRALLAAMQSVVDDENKLQLLQMHSRKKIVDKYCQKRIWEAILNEYREIAGT from the coding sequence ATGAAAAAATTAATCAGAATCACTTCTGTGCCGATTTCTATGGAGAAACTCCTGGGTAATCAGCTTAGTTTTATGAACGGTTTCTATGAGGTTACCGCGGTGTCGTCGGATGAAGAGTATCTGCAACGCCTGGCGCAAAATCTGGGAATTCAGCACCATGCGGTGGAAATGACGCGCGAAATTACGCCGCTAAAAGACCTGAAGTCTATTTACAAAATGTATCGCTTTTTTCGGAAAAACAAACCCGATATTGTGCATTCGCACACACCTAAAGCGGGTCTTGTCTCCATGATCGCGGCTTATCTGGCGCGGGTGCCCGTGCGCATGCATACGGTGGCAGGCTTACCGCTTTTGGAAAGTACAGGCTTTAAACGACAGCTGCTCTCGCGTGTGGAGTGGTTAACCTATCGTTTTTGTACGAAAGTGTATCCGAATTCGGCTGCGCTCAAAAATATTATTCTGCAGGAAAAGTTTTGCGCGGCCTCCAAACTAAAGGTCCTGGGAAACGGAAGTTCGAACGGCATTGATCTGTCTCATTTTAGACCCACGGCGGTCTCAACGGCTGAGAAGATGGCGCTGCAAAGAGACCTGCAAATTGAGGAAGACGATTTCGTCTTTGTTTTTCTGGGCAGGATTGTAAAGGACAAAGGGATTAACGAGTTGGTTTCGGCGTTTAAAAGTCTGTCGGAGATGCCGGCTGACCAGACATATCCGCGGCCGGAAAACGGCGACAAATCACACCTTATTCAAATGCGGTCGCCACAGCTTTCCGCCGCAGACGACCTCCGCCAAACCTTTGCGAATGAGCGAAATCTCATGAATACCAGCGGACAATCGGTTACGGGGCTTGCACTCCGGCAACGTCTGAGCCGCGTTTTATACCGGAAACCCGCAGTGATGCGTGATGGTTATGGCCGACTAAATGGCTCGAGTGCTGGTGCAGGCGATTATACGGCGCCACCCTCCGAAAACGGACATGTATTCCAGGCCAAGTATCCGAAAATAAAACTTCTTCTTGTGGGTGCTCTGGAACAGGAGCATAATCCGATTCTGAACATTACGCTATCTGAAATAAAACGAAATGTCCAGATCATCTCGACGGGGTATGTTCAGGATGTACGGCCTTATCTGGCGCTCAGCCATTGTCTGGTGTTGCCCAGTTACCGTGAAGGTTTTCCGAATGTCGTATTGCAGGCGGGAGCGATGGGCGTGCCGAGTATTGTAACCGATATTAACGGGTGCAACGAAATTGTAGAACATGGTCATAACGGACTCATCATTCCTGTAAAAAATGACCGGGCATTGCTGGCCGCCATGCAAAGCGTTGTGGATGATGAAAATAAACTGCAACTGCTTCAAATGCACAGCCGCAAAAAAATCGTGGATAAATACTGTCAGAAAAGAATCTGGGAGGCTATTTTGAATGAATACCGGGAGATCGCTGGCACCTAA
- a CDS encoding lipoate--protein ligase codes for MLLIDSPSHNAYFNIASEEYLLHRFPTEDLFLLYVNAPSIIVGKFQNTLAEINLDYVQQNNIKVVRRMSGGGAVYHDLGNLNFSFHTLLGENDFGDFSFFTQPVLKMLNNLGVPAELQGRNDLLVDGKKFSGNAKLARHGKMIQHGTLLFNSEMEVLGEALKANPLKFIDKATKSNRARVTNLLGYLPEGTTTDDLKDLLTREILKIHPDATRYILTDEDLLGIKKLQQEKYETWDWNFGFSPNYNFKRAIKIPAGFIEIHLDVVHGIIDKVKIFGDFFASQPIELLEQELVGQKHDLNALRLKLSQLDLTQFFGKVTLEEIIGGFK; via the coding sequence ATGCTCCTCATCGACTCGCCTTCCCACAACGCCTATTTCAACATCGCTTCCGAAGAATACTTACTCCACCGCTTTCCTACCGAAGACCTTTTTCTCCTCTATGTAAATGCGCCCTCCATAATTGTCGGTAAATTTCAAAATACGCTCGCCGAGATTAATCTGGATTATGTGCAGCAAAACAACATCAAAGTCGTTCGTCGCATGTCCGGCGGTGGCGCGGTTTACCATGACTTGGGAAATCTCAACTTTTCTTTTCACACACTTTTGGGCGAAAACGATTTTGGAGATTTTTCCTTTTTTACCCAACCCGTTTTAAAGATGTTGAATAATCTGGGCGTACCCGCCGAGTTGCAGGGCAGAAATGATCTTTTGGTGGATGGCAAAAAGTTTAGCGGCAACGCGAAACTCGCGCGTCACGGCAAAATGATCCAGCATGGCACCCTCCTTTTCAATTCTGAAATGGAAGTCCTGGGTGAAGCCCTCAAAGCAAATCCCTTAAAATTTATCGATAAAGCCACCAAATCCAACCGCGCCCGCGTCACCAACCTTCTCGGTTATTTGCCTGAAGGAACAACAACCGATGACCTGAAAGATTTACTTACGCGCGAAATCCTCAAGATTCATCCCGATGCGACACGCTATATACTCACCGACGAAGATCTGCTCGGCATCAAAAAACTGCAGCAGGAAAAATATGAAACCTGGGATTGGAATTTTGGCTTTTCCCCCAATTATAACTTTAAGAGAGCCATCAAAATTCCCGCGGGTTTCATCGAGATTCATCTGGATGTCGTCCACGGGATAATAGACAAAGTAAAAATATTCGGTGATTTTTTCGCGTCCCAACCGATCGAATTGCTGGAACAGGAGCTTGTCGGTCAGAAACACGACCTCAATGCCCTAAGGCTGAAACTTTCTCAGCTCGATCTGACCCAGTTTTTTGGTAAGGTTACGCTGGAAGAAATCATCGGAGGATTCAAATAG
- a CDS encoding SOS response-associated peptidase produces the protein MCNYVDSSLTKAEIKEMYGVGFDGEDYEPKKFLNGFSHALVPVILDENPGVATSANWGLIPSWAKDRKIQKQTLNARIETVAEKPSFRQHYKQRCLVLVKGFYEWKWIDAKGKVKHKHYLTLPNAEIFSLGGIYGQWTDEATGETLKTFSIVTTQANELMTEIHNTKHRMPIILPKAMEKEWLGNRDIQDFAFPTHEAELKAINLDEALNPRTLF, from the coding sequence ATGTGTAATTATGTAGATTCAAGCCTTACGAAGGCAGAAATAAAGGAAATGTATGGTGTGGGATTCGACGGGGAAGACTATGAACCCAAAAAATTTCTGAATGGATTTAGCCATGCACTGGTTCCCGTCATTCTGGATGAGAACCCGGGCGTGGCGACGTCAGCCAACTGGGGACTGATACCGTCGTGGGCGAAGGACCGCAAAATCCAGAAACAGACGCTTAACGCGAGGATAGAAACGGTGGCAGAAAAGCCCTCGTTCCGTCAACATTATAAGCAACGCTGTCTCGTGTTGGTTAAAGGATTTTATGAATGGAAATGGATCGACGCGAAAGGAAAGGTAAAACACAAACATTATCTGACCCTTCCAAATGCGGAAATTTTTTCACTGGGCGGAATCTATGGGCAATGGACCGATGAAGCAACGGGGGAAACGCTTAAAACGTTTTCTATTGTTACGACGCAGGCCAATGAACTGATGACTGAAATCCACAATACGAAACACCGAATGCCGATTATTCTGCCGAAAGCGATGGAAAAAGAATGGCTGGGCAACAGGGATATTCAGGATTTTGCGTTCCCGACGCATGAGGCGGAGCTGAAAGCCATCAATCTTGATGAAGCTTTAAATCCGAGGACTTTATTTTAA
- a CDS encoding glycosyltransferase family 4 protein, with protein sequence MKLLFLTKYTALGASSRMRTFQYLRHYEAAGIDCTVSSFFNDAYLHNLYGGKPSRWSLFNFYMKRFLVFFTVFKYDKVYIEKEIFPYSPPFAEWLLFLSGKDYLVDYDDAIFHNYDRNSNFFIRTFLENKIDIVMKHAEVVIAGNSYLAKRAEKAGAKKVIIVPTVVDLERYVPSAESTKGRKFIIGWIGTKTTFEKHLLSIKDWLLKAQDLFDLEIHIIGITENDVFLGDHVKYVPWTAETEVEAICKIDVGIMPLRHSPWEEGKCAYKIIQYMACGKPVIASNVGVNAEMCLNGDTGFLADTEEEFLEALHFLINNKMSGENMGKKGRALVEKSFNIEKTSKKMAELILGK encoded by the coding sequence ATGAAATTACTTTTTTTGACCAAATACACCGCTTTAGGCGCCAGCAGCAGGATGCGGACGTTTCAGTATCTTCGGCATTACGAAGCTGCGGGAATCGATTGCACGGTTTCCTCCTTTTTCAATGATGCCTATCTCCATAATTTGTATGGAGGAAAACCAAGCAGATGGTCACTTTTCAATTTTTATATGAAAAGGTTTTTGGTGTTTTTTACCGTCTTTAAGTATGATAAGGTTTATATCGAAAAAGAAATTTTTCCCTATTCTCCACCTTTTGCGGAGTGGCTTCTATTTCTAAGCGGTAAAGATTACCTCGTTGATTACGACGACGCGATATTTCACAATTACGATCGCAATTCCAATTTTTTCATTCGAACTTTTCTTGAAAATAAGATCGATATTGTCATGAAACATGCGGAGGTCGTAATTGCAGGAAACAGCTATCTCGCCAAGCGGGCGGAAAAAGCGGGCGCAAAAAAAGTTATCATTGTTCCAACGGTAGTTGATTTAGAGAGATATGTGCCATCGGCTGAATCTACAAAAGGAAGAAAATTCATCATTGGGTGGATCGGTACAAAAACGACTTTTGAAAAGCACCTTCTTTCCATTAAAGACTGGCTCCTCAAAGCGCAGGATCTTTTCGATCTCGAAATACATATTATCGGCATTACTGAAAATGATGTTTTCCTCGGCGATCACGTCAAATATGTGCCCTGGACGGCAGAAACTGAGGTTGAAGCAATTTGCAAGATTGATGTTGGCATTATGCCCTTGCGGCATTCTCCCTGGGAAGAAGGCAAATGTGCGTATAAGATCATTCAGTATATGGCGTGTGGAAAACCCGTGATTGCCTCAAATGTGGGAGTGAATGCGGAGATGTGTTTAAATGGGGATACCGGGTTTTTGGCAGATACGGAAGAGGAGTTTCTAGAAGCTTTACATTTCTTAATCAACAATAAAATGAGCGGCGAAAACATGGGCAAAAAAGGCCGTGCTTTGGTTGAGAAATCCTTCAATATTGAAAAAACGTCTAAGAAGATGGCAGAATTAATTCTGGGAAAATAG
- a CDS encoding GNAT family N-acetyltransferase, with amino-acid sequence MIELLNKKHNREDFNCGKDLLTNYLRAQAGQDIKRKLSACFVLSENGTGIQGYYTLSNNSISLSSFSEHIQKKLPRSYNAVPTTLLGRLAIDKKHQGKGLGKIFLIDALKRCYEISKEIGSFAVVVDPIDEEAEKFYKKYDFIKLPTSQKVFIAAKTLQELFG; translated from the coding sequence ATGATTGAACTTTTAAACAAAAAACATAATCGGGAAGATTTTAATTGTGGAAAGGATCTTTTAACCAATTATCTGAGAGCACAGGCCGGACAAGATATCAAAAGAAAGTTATCTGCTTGTTTTGTCTTATCTGAAAATGGTACAGGAATTCAGGGGTACTACACGCTTTCAAATAATAGCATTTCTTTGAGCAGTTTTTCGGAACACATTCAAAAGAAACTTCCAAGATCATATAATGCTGTTCCAACCACTTTACTGGGGAGGTTAGCAATTGACAAAAAACATCAGGGCAAAGGACTGGGAAAAATATTTCTGATTGATGCACTCAAAAGATGTTATGAAATATCAAAAGAAATAGGGTCATTTGCTGTTGTTGTAGACCCCATTGATGAAGAAGCCGAAAAGTTTTACAAAAAATATGATTTCATAAAACTTCCAACCAGCCAAAAAGTGTTCATAGCAGCCAAAACATTACAGGAGTTATTCGGGTGA
- a CDS encoding SusC/RagA family TonB-linked outer membrane protein, whose translation MKKILLNVGAVSCCLIYSAVHSQVKAQTRTVTGEVNSGEKPLSGVTVTQEGTNQMATTSASGKFRLQTTGENPVLIFRHPEYAEEKITAGGKSTFVISLKEKINTIQEVVLNAGYYNVKARESTGSIAKVTAKDIENQPVNNVLSAVQGRMSGVSITNNTGNAGGGFDIAIRGQNSVRFDGNAPLIIVNGVPLNSNSNSVLSLSTGILSKGESSPLNAINPNDIESVAILKDADATAIYGSRGANGVVLITTKNGTSKDIETALTLSTSLSYANQFVELASTEQYRKLREDAFSLDGITAYPAIAYDMNGKWDSTRYADWYKTLIGRTFLNQQQELVLSGGNVQHQTRVSIFNGQRGTVYGHGFRYKRSGFTLNSNIRSKDGKLKIVPSVQYTTEDNKLAVADLTRQAFRPPNAPALYQADGSLNWEGNTFENPLAQLENKYLVKTKTLASRILTEYRLLPEVTFRLNAGYTQTLLEEFKTSPSTQYNPVYGATAQYSAVTVGNTKHGNWIAEPQVNFDKRWSAHQISALIGSTFEERNTDIFSVQGSDFSTNELLYNLSNAKVQKVSNDTEIKYRYQALYGRANYTFDGRYTVNLTARRDGSSRFGPNNRFANFGAAGVAWIFSREQFLKEVSWLSFGKLRGSYGITGSDQIGDYQYLNTYTSGTANYGGIPVLYPSRLYNPDFTWEKTGKLEAAVELSLFRDALYFTAAWYRNRSSNQLVGIPLSATTGFDTLQQNFPATVQNTGLELDANSTVIRTKELRWNVSANISFPASKLLEFPNIETSTYANTYEVGRSMNIRKVYEYAGIDSATGIYQFTDMNGDGKITVDDRKKSVDMGVKFFGGLSNSISYGNLSLEFLWQFVKQQQFDLLYSLGAPGTMANVATYMLDYWTPGNPDAKYQRPTTGANAAVLKAFTDYQYSDAAIVDASFIRLNSLQLSWNVPYGHSGKTLELGLHGQNLITITPFKGLDPEVRGTYLPTLKTYSMTATLKF comes from the coding sequence ATGAAAAAAATCCTATTAAACGTAGGAGCTGTTTCCTGTTGCCTTATATATTCAGCGGTTCACTCGCAGGTCAAGGCACAGACCCGTACAGTCACGGGAGAGGTAAACAGTGGAGAAAAACCCCTCAGCGGCGTGACCGTGACGCAGGAAGGAACGAATCAGATGGCCACCACGTCAGCCTCGGGAAAGTTTCGTCTCCAAACTACGGGCGAAAACCCGGTACTGATCTTCCGGCATCCGGAGTATGCGGAAGAGAAAATAACGGCCGGCGGAAAAAGCACTTTTGTGATTTCCCTGAAAGAAAAAATAAATACTATTCAGGAGGTGGTGCTGAATGCGGGTTACTATAATGTAAAAGCCAGAGAAAGCACGGGGAGCATTGCGAAGGTTACCGCCAAAGACATCGAAAACCAGCCTGTTAACAATGTGCTGTCGGCCGTGCAGGGGAGGATGTCCGGCGTATCGATTACTAATAATACCGGTAATGCAGGCGGTGGGTTTGATATTGCCATACGTGGGCAGAACAGCGTGCGGTTCGACGGCAATGCTCCGCTGATCATCGTCAACGGTGTTCCGCTCAATTCCAATTCAAATTCGGTTCTGAGCTTGTCCACCGGCATCCTCTCCAAAGGAGAGTCGAGTCCACTCAACGCAATAAATCCTAACGATATTGAAAGTGTAGCAATACTGAAAGATGCGGACGCAACGGCCATCTACGGATCGAGAGGTGCCAACGGGGTGGTGTTGATTACCACCAAGAACGGGACGTCAAAAGATATTGAGACCGCGCTTACCTTGAGCACTTCGCTGTCTTATGCAAACCAGTTTGTTGAGTTGGCGAGCACGGAACAATACCGCAAACTGCGCGAAGATGCATTCAGTCTGGACGGCATCACCGCATACCCCGCCATCGCCTACGACATGAACGGCAAGTGGGACAGCACACGCTACGCGGACTGGTACAAAACGCTTATCGGCCGCACCTTCCTGAACCAACAGCAGGAACTTGTACTGAGTGGCGGAAATGTACAGCACCAAACCCGTGTGAGTATTTTTAACGGACAGCGCGGTACGGTTTACGGCCACGGTTTTAGATACAAACGCTCGGGATTTACGCTGAATTCCAATATTCGTTCGAAAGATGGTAAACTGAAGATTGTACCCTCGGTGCAGTACACCACTGAAGACAATAAGCTCGCAGTGGCCGACCTTACGCGGCAGGCGTTCCGCCCGCCCAATGCGCCAGCGCTGTACCAGGCGGACGGCAGCCTGAACTGGGAGGGCAACACCTTTGAAAACCCACTGGCACAGCTGGAGAACAAATACCTCGTGAAAACAAAAACGCTTGCAAGCCGCATTCTGACTGAATACAGGCTGCTTCCTGAAGTTACCTTCCGTCTCAATGCCGGCTACACCCAAACGCTTCTGGAGGAATTTAAGACGAGTCCGTCCACGCAATATAATCCTGTTTACGGTGCGACTGCGCAATATTCTGCGGTCACCGTGGGTAATACCAAGCACGGAAACTGGATTGCGGAGCCGCAGGTCAACTTTGATAAACGATGGTCTGCACATCAAATTAGCGCCCTTATAGGAAGCACCTTTGAGGAAAGAAATACTGATATATTCTCGGTACAGGGAAGTGATTTCTCTACGAACGAATTGCTGTACAATCTTTCGAATGCCAAGGTTCAGAAAGTGAGTAATGATACTGAAATCAAATACCGGTATCAGGCACTATATGGCAGGGCGAATTATACATTTGACGGCAGATATACAGTGAATCTGACGGCAAGGCGCGACGGCTCGAGCCGCTTTGGACCGAATAACCGTTTTGCAAATTTCGGAGCGGCAGGTGTCGCATGGATATTTTCGCGTGAGCAGTTTTTAAAAGAGGTCTCATGGCTAAGTTTCGGTAAGCTGCGCGGAAGTTACGGTATCACAGGCAGTGATCAGATCGGAGATTATCAGTATCTCAACACGTATACATCAGGTACTGCTAACTATGGAGGAATACCTGTACTGTATCCATCGCGGCTTTACAATCCGGATTTTACATGGGAGAAAACAGGTAAACTTGAAGCAGCAGTGGAACTGAGCCTGTTCAGGGATGCACTGTATTTTACTGCAGCGTGGTACCGGAACCGGTCCTCCAACCAGCTTGTAGGAATACCATTGTCTGCTACTACGGGTTTTGACACGTTACAGCAGAATTTTCCCGCAACCGTGCAGAATACCGGGCTTGAGCTGGATGCAAATTCCACGGTGATCCGGACAAAGGAGTTACGGTGGAATGTGAGTGCAAATATATCGTTTCCCGCTTCAAAGCTTCTTGAGTTTCCGAATATAGAAACCAGCACGTATGCGAATACGTATGAAGTGGGCAGGTCTATGAATATCCGTAAGGTGTATGAGTACGCCGGAATTGATTCGGCAACAGGTATTTACCAATTTACCGATATGAACGGCGACGGAAAGATTACGGTAGACGACCGGAAGAAGAGTGTCGATATGGGCGTAAAATTCTTTGGTGGACTGAGCAACAGCATCTCGTACGGGAATCTGTCGCTGGAGTTTCTGTGGCAGTTTGTAAAGCAGCAGCAGTTTGATCTGCTTTATAGTCTTGGGGCTCCCGGCACGATGGCTAATGTGGCTACCTATATGCTGGATTACTGGACTCCCGGCAACCCAGATGCGAAATATCAGCGGCCCACCACCGGAGCTAATGCCGCAGTTTTAAAGGCTTTCACGGATTACCAGTACAGCGACGCAGCTATCGTAGATGCTTCCTTTATCCGGCTCAATTCACTTCAGCTAAGCTGGAACGTGCCCTATGGGCACTCCGGGAAGACTCTTGAGTTGGGGCTTCACGGCCAGAACCTGATTACCATCACTCCTTTTAAAGGTTTGGATCCGGAGGTCAGAGGTACATATCTGCCCACCTTAAAAACCTACAGTATGACCGCAACATTAAAATTCTAA
- a CDS encoding DUF1778 domain-containing protein, with product MSTATKEHARFDARLPKEQKEFFERAAYLGGFRSLTDFVILTVQEKAKEIVQEKEQIIASEKDSQIFFDAVTKAKKPSEILKNALEDYNVFVTNSKE from the coding sequence ATGAGCACGGCAACTAAAGAACACGCACGGTTTGACGCACGACTTCCTAAAGAACAAAAAGAATTCTTTGAAAGAGCTGCATATTTAGGCGGTTTCAGAAGTTTGACAGACTTTGTAATATTAACAGTACAGGAAAAAGCGAAAGAAATTGTTCAGGAAAAAGAACAGATAATAGCTTCTGAAAAAGACAGCCAAATCTTTTTTGATGCCGTTACAAAAGCCAAGAAACCTTCTGAAATACTAAAAAATGCTTTAGAGGATTATAACGTTTTTGTAACAAATTCAAAGGAATGA